A single Meles meles chromosome 20, mMelMel3.1 paternal haplotype, whole genome shotgun sequence DNA region contains:
- the HOOK2 gene encoding protein Hook homolog 2 isoform X11 — MSVDKAELCGSLLTWLQTFHVPSPCTSPQDLSSGLAIAYVLNQIDPSWFNEAWLQGISDDPGPNWRLKVSNLKTILQSLAEYSQDVLGHPVLEQHLPDVSLIGEFSDPEELGKLLQLVLGCAISCEKKQEHIQRIMKLEESVQHVVMEAIQELMTKDTSDSLSPETYGNFDNQSRRYYFLSEEADEGDELRQRCLDLERQLVLLAEEKQSLAQENAVLRERAGRPEGEGAAGLTAKKLLLLQSQLEQLQEENFRLENGREDERLHCAELEREVSELQQRNQALTSLAQEAQALKDEMDELRQSSERAGQLEATLSSCRRRLGELRELRRQVRQLEERNAGHAERTRQLEDELRRAGSLRAQLEAQRRQVQELQGQRQEEAMKAEKWLFECRNLEEKYELVTKEKERLLAERDSLREANEELRCAQLQPRGLTQAEPSLDPTSPAVENLAAEILPAELRETLLRLQRENKQLCQQEAAYRERQEELQRHLEDANRARHGLETQLRLNQQQLLELRAQVEDLQKALQEQGGKTEDSALLKRKLEEHLQKLHEADLELQRKREYIEELEPPADSGTARRIEELQHSLQKKDADLRAMEERYRRYVDRARTVIQTLEPKQRPLGGAPPELHTLRTQLRERDVRIRHLEMDFEKSRSQREQEEKLLISAWYNMGMALQQRAGEERAPAHAQSFLAQQRLATNTRRGPLGRLASLSTRPTDKH; from the exons ATGAGCGTGGACAAGGCCGAGCTATGCGGGTCTCTGCTCACCTGG TTGCAGACGTTCCACGTCCCGTCCCCCTGTACCAGCCCCCAGGATCTGAGCAGTGGCCTCGCCATAGCCTATGTGCTGAACCAGAT AGACCCTTCCTGGTTCAACGAGGCGTGGCTCCAGGGCATCTCAGATGACCCAGGTCCCAACTGGAGGCTGAAG GTTAGCAACCTGAAGACCATCTTACAGAGCTTGGCGGAGTACTCCCAGGAT GTCCTGGGACATCCTGTTTTGGAGCAGCACCTTCCAGACGTGAGCCTCATTGGCGAGTTTTCGGACCCAGAAGAACTTGGCAAGTTGCTTCAGCTGGTGCTTGGCTGTGCCATCAGTTGCGAGAAGAAGCAGG AACACATCCAGAGAATCATGAAACTGGAGGAATCTGTGCAGCATGTGGTAATGGAAGCCATCCAGGAG CTCATGACCAAAGACACCTCTGACTCCCTGTCACCAGAAACATATGGGAACTTTGATAACCAG TCCCGAAGGTACTACTTCCTGAGCGAGGAGGCCGATGAAGGGGATGAACTTCGGCAGCGCTGTCTGGACCTGGAGCGGCAG CTGGTGCTCCTGGCCGAGGAGAAGCAGAGCCTGGCCCAGGAGAACGCGGTGCTGCGGGAGCGGGCTGGCCGGCCAGAGGGCGAGGGAGCCGCCGGCCTCACTGCCAAGAAGCTGTTGCTGCTGCAGTCCCAGCTGGAGCAGCTGCAGGAGGAGAACTTCAG gctggaGAACGGCAGGGAGGACGAGCGCCTGCACTGTGCGGAGCTGGAGCGGGAGGTCTCAGAGCTGCAGCAGCGGAACCAGGCGCTGACCAGTCTGGCCCAGGAGGCACAGGCGCTGAAGGATGAGATGGACGAGCTGCG GCAGTCCTCTGAGCGTGCTGGACAGCTGGAGGCCACGCTGAGCAGCTGTCGGCGCCGGCTGGGTGAGCTGCGGGAGCTGAGGCGGCAGGTGCGGCAGCTGGAGGAGCGCAACGCCGGCCACGCCGAGCGCACCCGGCAGCTGGAGGACGAGCTACGCCGGGCCGGCTCGCTTCGTGCCCAGCTCGAGGCACAGCGACGGCAG GTTCAGGAACTTCAGGGCCAAAGGCAGGAGGAGGCCATGAAGGCTGAGAAATGGCTCTTCGAGTGTCGAAATCTGGAGGAAAAGTACGAGTTGGTGACGAAGGAGAAGGAG CGGCTGCTGGCAGAGAGGGACTCCTTGCGGGAGGCCAATGAGGAACTGCGCTGTGCCCAGCTCCAGCCCCGGGGGCTGACCCAGGCTG AACCTTCGCTGGATCCCACCTCACCAGCTGTGGAAAACTTAGCAGCAGAGATCCTACCTGCGGAGCTGAG GGAGACGCTCCTGCGGCTTCAGCGGGAGAACAAGCAGCTGTGCCAGCAGGAGGCGGCCTACCGGGAGCGGCAGGAGGAGCTGCAGCGCCACCTGGAGGACGCCAACCGCGCGCGCCACGGGCTGGAAACGCAGCTGCG GCTGAACCAGCAGCAGCTGTTGGAGCTGCGGGCGCAGGTGGAGGACTTGCAGAAGGCCTTGCAAGAGCAGGGGGGCAAGACTGAGGAT TCCGCCCTGCTGAAGAGGAAGCTGGAGGAACATCT GCAGAAGCTGCATGAAGCGGATCTGGAGCTGCAGAGGAAGCGAGAATACATCGAGGAGTTGGAACCGCCCGCTGACAGCGGCA CAGCGCGGCGTATCGAGGAGCTACAGCACAGCCTGCAGAAGAAGGATGCGGACCTGCGGGCCATGGAAGAGCGCTACCGCCGCTACGTGGACAGGGCGCGCACG GTCATACAGACCCTGGAACCCAAACAACGGCCACTGGGGGGGGCACCCCCAGAACTTCACACCCTGAGGACACAGCTCCGGGAGCGGGACGTCCGCATCCGGCACCTGGAG ATGGACTTTGAGAAGAGTCGAAGTCAGCGGGAGCAGGAAGAAAAGTTGCTCATCAGTGCCTGGTATAATATG ggcATGGCTCTGCAGCAGCGAGCTGGGGAGGAGCGGGCACCCGCCCACGCCCAGTCATTCCTGGCGCAGCAGCGCCTGGCCACCAACACTCGCCGGGGGCCCCTGGGACGCCTAGCATCCCTGAGCACGCGCCCCACGGACAAGCACTGA
- the HOOK2 gene encoding protein Hook homolog 2 isoform X10, whose amino-acid sequence MSVDKAELCGSLLTWLQTFHVPSPCTSPQDLSSGLAIAYVLNQIDPSWFNEAWLQGISDDPGPNWRLKVSNLKTILQSLAEYSQDVLGHPVLEQHLPDVSLIGEFSDPEELGKLLQLVLGCAISCEKKQEHIQRIMKLEESVQHVVMEAIQELMTKDTSDSLSPETYGNFDNQSRRYYFLSEEADEGDELRQRCLDLERQLVLLAEEKQSLAQENAVLRERAGRPEGEGAAGLTAKKLLLLQSQLEQLQEENFRLENGREDERLHCAELEREVSELQQRNQALTSLAQEAQALKDEMDELRQSSERAGQLEATLSSCRRRLGELRELRRQVRQLEERNAGHAERTRQLEDELRRAGSLRAQLEAQRRQVQELQGQRQEEAMKAEKWLFECRNLEEKYELVTKEKERLLAERDSLREANEELRCAQLQPRGLTQAEPSLDPTSPAVENLAAEILPAELRETLLRLQRENKQLCQQEAAYRERQEELQRHLEDANRARHGLETQLRLNQQQLLELRAQVEDLQKALQEQGGKTEDSISALLKRKLEEHLQKLHEADLELQRKREYIEELEPPADSGTARRIEELQHSLQKKDADLRAMEERYRRYVDRARTVIQTLEPKQRPLGGAPPELHTLRTQLRERDVRIRHLEMDFEKSRSQREQEEKLLISAWYNMGMALQQRAGEERAPAHAQSFLAQQRLATNTRRGPLGRLASLSTRPTDKH is encoded by the exons ATGAGCGTGGACAAGGCCGAGCTATGCGGGTCTCTGCTCACCTGG TTGCAGACGTTCCACGTCCCGTCCCCCTGTACCAGCCCCCAGGATCTGAGCAGTGGCCTCGCCATAGCCTATGTGCTGAACCAGAT AGACCCTTCCTGGTTCAACGAGGCGTGGCTCCAGGGCATCTCAGATGACCCAGGTCCCAACTGGAGGCTGAAG GTTAGCAACCTGAAGACCATCTTACAGAGCTTGGCGGAGTACTCCCAGGAT GTCCTGGGACATCCTGTTTTGGAGCAGCACCTTCCAGACGTGAGCCTCATTGGCGAGTTTTCGGACCCAGAAGAACTTGGCAAGTTGCTTCAGCTGGTGCTTGGCTGTGCCATCAGTTGCGAGAAGAAGCAGG AACACATCCAGAGAATCATGAAACTGGAGGAATCTGTGCAGCATGTGGTAATGGAAGCCATCCAGGAG CTCATGACCAAAGACACCTCTGACTCCCTGTCACCAGAAACATATGGGAACTTTGATAACCAG TCCCGAAGGTACTACTTCCTGAGCGAGGAGGCCGATGAAGGGGATGAACTTCGGCAGCGCTGTCTGGACCTGGAGCGGCAG CTGGTGCTCCTGGCCGAGGAGAAGCAGAGCCTGGCCCAGGAGAACGCGGTGCTGCGGGAGCGGGCTGGCCGGCCAGAGGGCGAGGGAGCCGCCGGCCTCACTGCCAAGAAGCTGTTGCTGCTGCAGTCCCAGCTGGAGCAGCTGCAGGAGGAGAACTTCAG gctggaGAACGGCAGGGAGGACGAGCGCCTGCACTGTGCGGAGCTGGAGCGGGAGGTCTCAGAGCTGCAGCAGCGGAACCAGGCGCTGACCAGTCTGGCCCAGGAGGCACAGGCGCTGAAGGATGAGATGGACGAGCTGCG GCAGTCCTCTGAGCGTGCTGGACAGCTGGAGGCCACGCTGAGCAGCTGTCGGCGCCGGCTGGGTGAGCTGCGGGAGCTGAGGCGGCAGGTGCGGCAGCTGGAGGAGCGCAACGCCGGCCACGCCGAGCGCACCCGGCAGCTGGAGGACGAGCTACGCCGGGCCGGCTCGCTTCGTGCCCAGCTCGAGGCACAGCGACGGCAG GTTCAGGAACTTCAGGGCCAAAGGCAGGAGGAGGCCATGAAGGCTGAGAAATGGCTCTTCGAGTGTCGAAATCTGGAGGAAAAGTACGAGTTGGTGACGAAGGAGAAGGAG CGGCTGCTGGCAGAGAGGGACTCCTTGCGGGAGGCCAATGAGGAACTGCGCTGTGCCCAGCTCCAGCCCCGGGGGCTGACCCAGGCTG AACCTTCGCTGGATCCCACCTCACCAGCTGTGGAAAACTTAGCAGCAGAGATCCTACCTGCGGAGCTGAG GGAGACGCTCCTGCGGCTTCAGCGGGAGAACAAGCAGCTGTGCCAGCAGGAGGCGGCCTACCGGGAGCGGCAGGAGGAGCTGCAGCGCCACCTGGAGGACGCCAACCGCGCGCGCCACGGGCTGGAAACGCAGCTGCG GCTGAACCAGCAGCAGCTGTTGGAGCTGCGGGCGCAGGTGGAGGACTTGCAGAAGGCCTTGCAAGAGCAGGGGGGCAAGACTGAGGAT TCGATT TCCGCCCTGCTGAAGAGGAAGCTGGAGGAACATCT GCAGAAGCTGCATGAAGCGGATCTGGAGCTGCAGAGGAAGCGAGAATACATCGAGGAGTTGGAACCGCCCGCTGACAGCGGCA CAGCGCGGCGTATCGAGGAGCTACAGCACAGCCTGCAGAAGAAGGATGCGGACCTGCGGGCCATGGAAGAGCGCTACCGCCGCTACGTGGACAGGGCGCGCACG GTCATACAGACCCTGGAACCCAAACAACGGCCACTGGGGGGGGCACCCCCAGAACTTCACACCCTGAGGACACAGCTCCGGGAGCGGGACGTCCGCATCCGGCACCTGGAG ATGGACTTTGAGAAGAGTCGAAGTCAGCGGGAGCAGGAAGAAAAGTTGCTCATCAGTGCCTGGTATAATATG ggcATGGCTCTGCAGCAGCGAGCTGGGGAGGAGCGGGCACCCGCCCACGCCCAGTCATTCCTGGCGCAGCAGCGCCTGGCCACCAACACTCGCCGGGGGCCCCTGGGACGCCTAGCATCCCTGAGCACGCGCCCCACGGACAAGCACTGA
- the HOOK2 gene encoding protein Hook homolog 2 isoform X6 yields the protein MSVDKAELCGSLLTWVCVERTVADVPRPVPLYQPPGSEQWPRHSLCAEPDVSGTGGEGPEKVPQRSSHLLAPRDPSWFNEAWLQGISDDPGPNWRLKVSNLKTILQSLAEYSQDVLGHPVLEQHLPDVSLIGEFSDPEELGKLLQLVLGCAISCEKKQEHIQRIMKLEESVQHVVMEAIQELMTKDTSDSLSPETYGNFDNQSRRYYFLSEEADEGDELRQRCLDLERQLLCASCLQLVLLAEEKQSLAQENAVLRERAGRPEGEGAAGLTAKKLLLLQSQLEQLQEENFRLENGREDERLHCAELEREVSELQQRNQALTSLAQEAQALKDEMDELRQSSERAGQLEATLSSCRRRLGELRELRRQVRQLEERNAGHAERTRQLEDELRRAGSLRAQLEAQRRQVQELQGQRQEEAMKAEKWLFECRNLEEKYELVTKEKERLLAERDSLREANEELRCAQLQPRGLTQAEPSLDPTSPAVENLAAEILPAELRETLLRLQRENKQLCQQEAAYRERQEELQRHLEDANRARHGLETQLRLNQQQLLELRAQVEDLQKALQEQGGKTEDSISALLKRKLEEHLQKLHEADLELQRKREYIEELEPPADSGTARRIEELQHSLQKKDADLRAMEERYRRYVDRARTVIQTLEPKQRPLGGAPPELHTLRTQLRERDVRIRHLEMDFEKSRSQREQEEKLLISAWYNMGMALQQRAGEERAPAHAQSFLAQQRLATNTRRGPLGRLASLSTRPTDKH from the exons ATGAGCGTGGACAAGGCCGAGCTATGCGGGTCTCTGCTCACCTGG GTCTGCGTGGAAAGAACAG TTGCAGACGTTCCACGTCCCGTCCCCCTGTACCAGCCCCCAGGATCTGAGCAGTGGCCTCGCCATAGCCTATGTGCTGAACCAGATGTGAGTGGGACAGGGGGGGAGGGTCCGGAAAAGGTCCCCCAGCGCTCATCCCACCTTCTCGCCCCCAGAGACCCTTCCTGGTTCAACGAGGCGTGGCTCCAGGGCATCTCAGATGACCCAGGTCCCAACTGGAGGCTGAAG GTTAGCAACCTGAAGACCATCTTACAGAGCTTGGCGGAGTACTCCCAGGAT GTCCTGGGACATCCTGTTTTGGAGCAGCACCTTCCAGACGTGAGCCTCATTGGCGAGTTTTCGGACCCAGAAGAACTTGGCAAGTTGCTTCAGCTGGTGCTTGGCTGTGCCATCAGTTGCGAGAAGAAGCAGG AACACATCCAGAGAATCATGAAACTGGAGGAATCTGTGCAGCATGTGGTAATGGAAGCCATCCAGGAG CTCATGACCAAAGACACCTCTGACTCCCTGTCACCAGAAACATATGGGAACTTTGATAACCAG TCCCGAAGGTACTACTTCCTGAGCGAGGAGGCCGATGAAGGGGATGAACTTCGGCAGCGCTGTCTGGACCTGGAGCGGCAG CTCCTGTGTGCCTCCTGCCTGCAGCTGGTGCTCCTGGCCGAGGAGAAGCAGAGCCTGGCCCAGGAGAACGCGGTGCTGCGGGAGCGGGCTGGCCGGCCAGAGGGCGAGGGAGCCGCCGGCCTCACTGCCAAGAAGCTGTTGCTGCTGCAGTCCCAGCTGGAGCAGCTGCAGGAGGAGAACTTCAG gctggaGAACGGCAGGGAGGACGAGCGCCTGCACTGTGCGGAGCTGGAGCGGGAGGTCTCAGAGCTGCAGCAGCGGAACCAGGCGCTGACCAGTCTGGCCCAGGAGGCACAGGCGCTGAAGGATGAGATGGACGAGCTGCG GCAGTCCTCTGAGCGTGCTGGACAGCTGGAGGCCACGCTGAGCAGCTGTCGGCGCCGGCTGGGTGAGCTGCGGGAGCTGAGGCGGCAGGTGCGGCAGCTGGAGGAGCGCAACGCCGGCCACGCCGAGCGCACCCGGCAGCTGGAGGACGAGCTACGCCGGGCCGGCTCGCTTCGTGCCCAGCTCGAGGCACAGCGACGGCAG GTTCAGGAACTTCAGGGCCAAAGGCAGGAGGAGGCCATGAAGGCTGAGAAATGGCTCTTCGAGTGTCGAAATCTGGAGGAAAAGTACGAGTTGGTGACGAAGGAGAAGGAG CGGCTGCTGGCAGAGAGGGACTCCTTGCGGGAGGCCAATGAGGAACTGCGCTGTGCCCAGCTCCAGCCCCGGGGGCTGACCCAGGCTG AACCTTCGCTGGATCCCACCTCACCAGCTGTGGAAAACTTAGCAGCAGAGATCCTACCTGCGGAGCTGAG GGAGACGCTCCTGCGGCTTCAGCGGGAGAACAAGCAGCTGTGCCAGCAGGAGGCGGCCTACCGGGAGCGGCAGGAGGAGCTGCAGCGCCACCTGGAGGACGCCAACCGCGCGCGCCACGGGCTGGAAACGCAGCTGCG GCTGAACCAGCAGCAGCTGTTGGAGCTGCGGGCGCAGGTGGAGGACTTGCAGAAGGCCTTGCAAGAGCAGGGGGGCAAGACTGAGGAT TCGATT TCCGCCCTGCTGAAGAGGAAGCTGGAGGAACATCT GCAGAAGCTGCATGAAGCGGATCTGGAGCTGCAGAGGAAGCGAGAATACATCGAGGAGTTGGAACCGCCCGCTGACAGCGGCA CAGCGCGGCGTATCGAGGAGCTACAGCACAGCCTGCAGAAGAAGGATGCGGACCTGCGGGCCATGGAAGAGCGCTACCGCCGCTACGTGGACAGGGCGCGCACG GTCATACAGACCCTGGAACCCAAACAACGGCCACTGGGGGGGGCACCCCCAGAACTTCACACCCTGAGGACACAGCTCCGGGAGCGGGACGTCCGCATCCGGCACCTGGAG ATGGACTTTGAGAAGAGTCGAAGTCAGCGGGAGCAGGAAGAAAAGTTGCTCATCAGTGCCTGGTATAATATG ggcATGGCTCTGCAGCAGCGAGCTGGGGAGGAGCGGGCACCCGCCCACGCCCAGTCATTCCTGGCGCAGCAGCGCCTGGCCACCAACACTCGCCGGGGGCCCCTGGGACGCCTAGCATCCCTGAGCACGCGCCCCACGGACAAGCACTGA
- the HOOK2 gene encoding protein Hook homolog 2 isoform X8, producing MSVDKAELCGSLLTWLQTFHVPSPCTSPQDLSSGLAIAYVLNQIDPSWFNEAWLQGISDDPGPNWRLKVSNLKTILQSLAEYSQDVLGHPVLEQHLPDVSLIGEFSDPEELGKLLQLVLGCAISCEKKQEHIQRIMKLEESVQHVVMEAIQELMTKDTSDSLSPETYGNFDNQSRRYYFLSEEADEGDELRQRCLDLERQLLCASCLQLVLLAEEKQSLAQENAVLRERAGRPEGEGAAGLTAKKLLLLQSQLEQLQEENFRLENGREDERLHCAELEREVSELQQRNQALTSLAQEAQALKDEMDELRQSSERAGQLEATLSSCRRRLGELRELRRQVRQLEERNAGHAERTRQLEDELRRAGSLRAQLEAQRRQVQELQGQRQEEAMKAEKWLFECRNLEEKYELVTKEKERLLAERDSLREANEELRCAQLQPRGLTQAEPSLDPTSPAVENLAAEILPAELRETLLRLQRENKQLCQQEAAYRERQEELQRHLEDANRARHGLETQLRLNQQQLLELRAQVEDLQKALQEQGGKTEDSISALLKRKLEEHLQKLHEADLELQRKREYIEELEPPADSGTARRIEELQHSLQKKDADLRAMEERYRRYVDRARTVIQTLEPKQRPLGGAPPELHTLRTQLRERDVRIRHLEVGVLVTSHCPQHIQAPDCSLFGRWTLRRVEVSGSRKKSCSSVPGIIWAWLCSSELGRSGHPPTPSHSWRSSAWPPTLAGGPWDA from the exons ATGAGCGTGGACAAGGCCGAGCTATGCGGGTCTCTGCTCACCTGG TTGCAGACGTTCCACGTCCCGTCCCCCTGTACCAGCCCCCAGGATCTGAGCAGTGGCCTCGCCATAGCCTATGTGCTGAACCAGAT AGACCCTTCCTGGTTCAACGAGGCGTGGCTCCAGGGCATCTCAGATGACCCAGGTCCCAACTGGAGGCTGAAG GTTAGCAACCTGAAGACCATCTTACAGAGCTTGGCGGAGTACTCCCAGGAT GTCCTGGGACATCCTGTTTTGGAGCAGCACCTTCCAGACGTGAGCCTCATTGGCGAGTTTTCGGACCCAGAAGAACTTGGCAAGTTGCTTCAGCTGGTGCTTGGCTGTGCCATCAGTTGCGAGAAGAAGCAGG AACACATCCAGAGAATCATGAAACTGGAGGAATCTGTGCAGCATGTGGTAATGGAAGCCATCCAGGAG CTCATGACCAAAGACACCTCTGACTCCCTGTCACCAGAAACATATGGGAACTTTGATAACCAG TCCCGAAGGTACTACTTCCTGAGCGAGGAGGCCGATGAAGGGGATGAACTTCGGCAGCGCTGTCTGGACCTGGAGCGGCAG CTCCTGTGTGCCTCCTGCCTGCAGCTGGTGCTCCTGGCCGAGGAGAAGCAGAGCCTGGCCCAGGAGAACGCGGTGCTGCGGGAGCGGGCTGGCCGGCCAGAGGGCGAGGGAGCCGCCGGCCTCACTGCCAAGAAGCTGTTGCTGCTGCAGTCCCAGCTGGAGCAGCTGCAGGAGGAGAACTTCAG gctggaGAACGGCAGGGAGGACGAGCGCCTGCACTGTGCGGAGCTGGAGCGGGAGGTCTCAGAGCTGCAGCAGCGGAACCAGGCGCTGACCAGTCTGGCCCAGGAGGCACAGGCGCTGAAGGATGAGATGGACGAGCTGCG GCAGTCCTCTGAGCGTGCTGGACAGCTGGAGGCCACGCTGAGCAGCTGTCGGCGCCGGCTGGGTGAGCTGCGGGAGCTGAGGCGGCAGGTGCGGCAGCTGGAGGAGCGCAACGCCGGCCACGCCGAGCGCACCCGGCAGCTGGAGGACGAGCTACGCCGGGCCGGCTCGCTTCGTGCCCAGCTCGAGGCACAGCGACGGCAG GTTCAGGAACTTCAGGGCCAAAGGCAGGAGGAGGCCATGAAGGCTGAGAAATGGCTCTTCGAGTGTCGAAATCTGGAGGAAAAGTACGAGTTGGTGACGAAGGAGAAGGAG CGGCTGCTGGCAGAGAGGGACTCCTTGCGGGAGGCCAATGAGGAACTGCGCTGTGCCCAGCTCCAGCCCCGGGGGCTGACCCAGGCTG AACCTTCGCTGGATCCCACCTCACCAGCTGTGGAAAACTTAGCAGCAGAGATCCTACCTGCGGAGCTGAG GGAGACGCTCCTGCGGCTTCAGCGGGAGAACAAGCAGCTGTGCCAGCAGGAGGCGGCCTACCGGGAGCGGCAGGAGGAGCTGCAGCGCCACCTGGAGGACGCCAACCGCGCGCGCCACGGGCTGGAAACGCAGCTGCG GCTGAACCAGCAGCAGCTGTTGGAGCTGCGGGCGCAGGTGGAGGACTTGCAGAAGGCCTTGCAAGAGCAGGGGGGCAAGACTGAGGAT TCGATT TCCGCCCTGCTGAAGAGGAAGCTGGAGGAACATCT GCAGAAGCTGCATGAAGCGGATCTGGAGCTGCAGAGGAAGCGAGAATACATCGAGGAGTTGGAACCGCCCGCTGACAGCGGCA CAGCGCGGCGTATCGAGGAGCTACAGCACAGCCTGCAGAAGAAGGATGCGGACCTGCGGGCCATGGAAGAGCGCTACCGCCGCTACGTGGACAGGGCGCGCACG GTCATACAGACCCTGGAACCCAAACAACGGCCACTGGGGGGGGCACCCCCAGAACTTCACACCCTGAGGACACAGCTCCGGGAGCGGGACGTCCGCATCCGGCACCTGGAGGTGGGTGTCCTTGTCACTTCTCACTGTCCCCAACACATCCAGGCCCCTGACTGTTCCCTGTTTGGCAGATGGACTTTGAGAAGAGTCGAAGTCAGCGGGAGCAGGAAGAAAAGTTGCTCATCAGTGCCTGGTATAATATG ggcATGGCTCTGCAGCAGCGAGCTGGGGAGGAGCGGGCACCCGCCCACGCCCAGTCATTCCTGGCGCAGCAGCGCCTGGCCACCAACACTCGCCGGGGGCCCCTGGGACGCCTAG
- the HOOK2 gene encoding protein Hook homolog 2 isoform X9 encodes MSVDKAELCGSLLTWLQTFHVPSPCTSPQDLSSGLAIAYVLNQIDPSWFNEAWLQGISDDPGPNWRLKVSNLKTILQSLAEYSQDVLGHPVLEQHLPDVSLIGEFSDPEELGKLLQLVLGCAISCEKKQEHIQRIMKLEESVQHVVMEAIQELMTKDTSDSLSPETYGNFDNQSRRYYFLSEEADEGDELRQRCLDLERQLVLLAEEKQSLAQENAVLRERAGRPEGEGAAGLTAKKLLLLQSQLEQLQEENFRLENGREDERLHCAELEREVSELQQRNQALTSLAQEAQALKDEMDELRQSSERAGQLEATLSSCRRRLGELRELRRQVRQLEERNAGHAERTRQLEDELRRAGSLRAQLEAQRRQVQELQGQRQEEAMKAEKWLFECRNLEEKYELVTKEKERLLAERDSLREANEELRCAQLQPRGLTQAEPSLDPTSPAVENLAAEILPAELRETLLRLQRENKQLCQQEAAYRERQEELQRHLEDANRARHGLETQLRLNQQQLLELRAQVEDLQKALQEQGGKTEDSISALLKRKLEEHLQKLHEADLELQRKREYIEELEPPADSGTARRIEELQHSLQKKDADLRAMEERYRRYVDRARTVIQTLEPKQRPLGGAPPELHTLRTQLRERDVRIRHLEVGVLVTSHCPQHIQAPDCSLFGRWTLRRVEVSGSRKKSCSSVPGIIWAWLCSSELGRSGHPPTPSHSWRSSAWPPTLAGGPWDA; translated from the exons ATGAGCGTGGACAAGGCCGAGCTATGCGGGTCTCTGCTCACCTGG TTGCAGACGTTCCACGTCCCGTCCCCCTGTACCAGCCCCCAGGATCTGAGCAGTGGCCTCGCCATAGCCTATGTGCTGAACCAGAT AGACCCTTCCTGGTTCAACGAGGCGTGGCTCCAGGGCATCTCAGATGACCCAGGTCCCAACTGGAGGCTGAAG GTTAGCAACCTGAAGACCATCTTACAGAGCTTGGCGGAGTACTCCCAGGAT GTCCTGGGACATCCTGTTTTGGAGCAGCACCTTCCAGACGTGAGCCTCATTGGCGAGTTTTCGGACCCAGAAGAACTTGGCAAGTTGCTTCAGCTGGTGCTTGGCTGTGCCATCAGTTGCGAGAAGAAGCAGG AACACATCCAGAGAATCATGAAACTGGAGGAATCTGTGCAGCATGTGGTAATGGAAGCCATCCAGGAG CTCATGACCAAAGACACCTCTGACTCCCTGTCACCAGAAACATATGGGAACTTTGATAACCAG TCCCGAAGGTACTACTTCCTGAGCGAGGAGGCCGATGAAGGGGATGAACTTCGGCAGCGCTGTCTGGACCTGGAGCGGCAG CTGGTGCTCCTGGCCGAGGAGAAGCAGAGCCTGGCCCAGGAGAACGCGGTGCTGCGGGAGCGGGCTGGCCGGCCAGAGGGCGAGGGAGCCGCCGGCCTCACTGCCAAGAAGCTGTTGCTGCTGCAGTCCCAGCTGGAGCAGCTGCAGGAGGAGAACTTCAG gctggaGAACGGCAGGGAGGACGAGCGCCTGCACTGTGCGGAGCTGGAGCGGGAGGTCTCAGAGCTGCAGCAGCGGAACCAGGCGCTGACCAGTCTGGCCCAGGAGGCACAGGCGCTGAAGGATGAGATGGACGAGCTGCG GCAGTCCTCTGAGCGTGCTGGACAGCTGGAGGCCACGCTGAGCAGCTGTCGGCGCCGGCTGGGTGAGCTGCGGGAGCTGAGGCGGCAGGTGCGGCAGCTGGAGGAGCGCAACGCCGGCCACGCCGAGCGCACCCGGCAGCTGGAGGACGAGCTACGCCGGGCCGGCTCGCTTCGTGCCCAGCTCGAGGCACAGCGACGGCAG GTTCAGGAACTTCAGGGCCAAAGGCAGGAGGAGGCCATGAAGGCTGAGAAATGGCTCTTCGAGTGTCGAAATCTGGAGGAAAAGTACGAGTTGGTGACGAAGGAGAAGGAG CGGCTGCTGGCAGAGAGGGACTCCTTGCGGGAGGCCAATGAGGAACTGCGCTGTGCCCAGCTCCAGCCCCGGGGGCTGACCCAGGCTG AACCTTCGCTGGATCCCACCTCACCAGCTGTGGAAAACTTAGCAGCAGAGATCCTACCTGCGGAGCTGAG GGAGACGCTCCTGCGGCTTCAGCGGGAGAACAAGCAGCTGTGCCAGCAGGAGGCGGCCTACCGGGAGCGGCAGGAGGAGCTGCAGCGCCACCTGGAGGACGCCAACCGCGCGCGCCACGGGCTGGAAACGCAGCTGCG GCTGAACCAGCAGCAGCTGTTGGAGCTGCGGGCGCAGGTGGAGGACTTGCAGAAGGCCTTGCAAGAGCAGGGGGGCAAGACTGAGGAT TCGATT TCCGCCCTGCTGAAGAGGAAGCTGGAGGAACATCT GCAGAAGCTGCATGAAGCGGATCTGGAGCTGCAGAGGAAGCGAGAATACATCGAGGAGTTGGAACCGCCCGCTGACAGCGGCA CAGCGCGGCGTATCGAGGAGCTACAGCACAGCCTGCAGAAGAAGGATGCGGACCTGCGGGCCATGGAAGAGCGCTACCGCCGCTACGTGGACAGGGCGCGCACG GTCATACAGACCCTGGAACCCAAACAACGGCCACTGGGGGGGGCACCCCCAGAACTTCACACCCTGAGGACACAGCTCCGGGAGCGGGACGTCCGCATCCGGCACCTGGAGGTGGGTGTCCTTGTCACTTCTCACTGTCCCCAACACATCCAGGCCCCTGACTGTTCCCTGTTTGGCAGATGGACTTTGAGAAGAGTCGAAGTCAGCGGGAGCAGGAAGAAAAGTTGCTCATCAGTGCCTGGTATAATATG ggcATGGCTCTGCAGCAGCGAGCTGGGGAGGAGCGGGCACCCGCCCACGCCCAGTCATTCCTGGCGCAGCAGCGCCTGGCCACCAACACTCGCCGGGGGCCCCTGGGACGCCTAG